From the genome of Mycobacterium dioxanotrophicus, one region includes:
- the ftsZ gene encoding cell division protein FtsZ: MTPPHNYLAVIKVVGIGGGGVNAVNRMIEQGLKGVEFIAINTDAQALLMSDADVKLDVGRDSTRGLGAGADPEVGRKAAEDAKDDIEELLRGADMVFVTAGEGGGTGTGGAPVVATIARKLGALTVGVVTRPFSFEGKRRSNQAEAGITALRESCDTLIVIPNDRLLQMGDAAVSLMDAFRSADEVLLNGVQGITDLITTPGLINVDFADVKGVMSGAGTALMGIGSARGDGRALKAAEIAINSPLLEASMEGAQGVLLSVAGGSDLGLFEINEAASLVQDSAHPEANIIFGTVIDDSLGDEVRVTVIAAGFDMAGPSRKPVTSPSQAPTQPIATARSGKMTTSLFEPTDAVSVPAHTNGATVSIGGDGGIADDDVDVPPFMRH; encoded by the coding sequence ATGACCCCCCCGCATAACTACCTGGCAGTGATCAAGGTGGTTGGCATCGGCGGCGGCGGCGTCAACGCCGTCAACCGGATGATCGAGCAGGGCCTCAAGGGCGTTGAGTTCATCGCCATCAACACCGACGCCCAGGCGCTGTTGATGAGCGATGCCGACGTCAAGCTCGATGTCGGCCGCGATTCCACCCGTGGGCTCGGCGCAGGCGCGGACCCCGAAGTGGGCCGCAAGGCTGCCGAGGACGCCAAGGACGACATCGAAGAACTGCTGCGCGGCGCCGACATGGTGTTCGTCACCGCGGGCGAGGGCGGTGGCACCGGCACCGGCGGCGCGCCCGTCGTGGCGACCATCGCGCGCAAGCTCGGTGCGCTGACGGTCGGCGTGGTGACGCGGCCGTTCTCGTTCGAGGGCAAGCGCCGCAGCAATCAGGCCGAGGCCGGCATCACCGCGCTGCGCGAGAGCTGCGACACCCTGATCGTGATCCCCAACGACCGGCTGCTGCAGATGGGCGATGCCGCGGTGTCGCTTATGGACGCGTTCCGCAGTGCCGACGAGGTGCTGCTCAACGGCGTTCAGGGCATCACCGACCTGATCACCACGCCGGGTCTGATCAACGTGGACTTCGCCGACGTCAAGGGCGTGATGAGCGGCGCGGGCACGGCCCTGATGGGCATCGGCTCGGCCCGCGGCGACGGCCGCGCGCTCAAGGCCGCCGAGATCGCGATCAATTCGCCGCTGCTGGAAGCCTCGATGGAGGGCGCGCAGGGCGTGCTGCTGTCCGTCGCTGGTGGCAGCGATCTGGGGCTGTTCGAGATCAACGAGGCCGCCTCCCTGGTGCAGGACTCCGCGCACCCCGAGGCCAACATCATCTTCGGCACGGTGATCGACGACTCGCTCGGCGACGAGGTCCGGGTCACCGTCATCGCGGCCGGGTTCGACATGGCCGGTCCCAGCCGTAAGCCGGTGACCAGCCCGAGCCAGGCCCCGACCCAGCCGATCGCGACGGCCCGCTCCGGGAAGATGACCACGTCGCTGTTCGAGCCGACGGATGCCGTCAGCGTTCCCGCGCACACCAACGGGGCCACGGTCAGCATCGGCGGGGACGGCGGTATCGCTGACGACGATGTCGACGTCCCGCCGTTCATGCGGCACTGA
- the pgeF gene encoding peptidoglycan editing factor PgeF, with amino-acid sequence MSVRIRRVTTTRAGGVSAPPFDSFNLGDHVGDDPAAVSANRRRLAKAIGADAVVWMNQVHGDRVVTVTAPPESGAAVDNADALVTTTPGLALAVVTADCVPVLMADARAGVIAAAHAGRVGAQLGVVVRTLEAMLAGGAHIQDVSVLLGPAVSGRNYEVPAEMADEVEAALPGSRTTTGRGTPGLDLRAGIARQLKDLGVRAVDVDPRCTVDDRTLFSHRRDAPTGRLASLVWMESSRR; translated from the coding sequence GTGAGTGTTCGCATACGTCGGGTGACCACCACCCGTGCCGGTGGTGTCTCGGCCCCGCCCTTCGACTCCTTCAATCTCGGCGACCACGTCGGCGACGATCCCGCCGCTGTCTCGGCCAACCGTCGCCGGCTGGCCAAGGCCATCGGTGCCGACGCCGTGGTCTGGATGAACCAGGTCCATGGGGACCGCGTGGTCACCGTGACCGCTCCGCCCGAATCGGGCGCCGCGGTCGATAATGCCGACGCATTGGTGACCACCACCCCGGGTTTGGCATTGGCGGTCGTGACCGCGGATTGCGTTCCGGTATTAATGGCCGACGCACGTGCGGGTGTCATCGCCGCGGCGCACGCCGGTCGGGTGGGCGCGCAGTTGGGCGTCGTGGTGCGCACCTTGGAGGCGATGCTGGCCGGTGGCGCACATATTCAGGACGTGTCGGTCCTGCTCGGCCCCGCGGTCAGCGGCCGCAACTACGAGGTGCCTGCCGAGATGGCCGACGAGGTGGAGGCGGCCTTGCCGGGTAGCCGCACCACGACGGGACGGGGCACGCCGGGATTGGACCTGCGTGCCGGAATAGCCCGGCAATTAAAGGATTTGGGCGTCCGTGCGGTCGACGTGGATCCGCGCTGTACGGTCGATGACCGAACGTTGTTCAGTCATCGCCGGGACGCACCGACGGGACGCCTGGCGTCGCTGGTGTGGATGGAGTCGAGCCGCCGATGA
- a CDS encoding YggS family pyridoxal phosphate-dependent enzyme → MSSEQQSRDADRVGELTTALGAARARLARAAESAGRNVNEIELLPITKFFPATDILILHRLGCHAFGESREQEAAAKVATVREELPGEPIRWHMVGSIQRNKARAVASWAYAAHSVDSVRLVGALDRGAIGALESGVRTEPLRVYLQISLDGDTERGGVDVGQPALVDELCAAAQAAKGLEFVGLMGIPPLEVDPDEAFARLAGELERVQRNYPQRLGLSAGMSNDLEVAVRHGSTCVRVGTALMGRRPLTSPPVVTPVTSSSQTSQLPRSAEGSPR, encoded by the coding sequence ATGAGCAGCGAGCAGCAGTCGCGTGATGCCGATCGAGTCGGTGAACTGACCACTGCGCTGGGAGCGGCGCGGGCGCGGCTGGCGCGGGCCGCCGAATCGGCCGGACGAAATGTCAATGAGATCGAATTACTTCCCATTACAAAATTCTTTCCGGCCACCGATATTCTCATTTTGCACCGTTTAGGTTGTCACGCATTCGGTGAATCCCGCGAACAGGAAGCGGCGGCGAAAGTCGCTACGGTGCGCGAGGAATTGCCCGGCGAGCCGATTCGCTGGCACATGGTCGGCAGCATCCAGCGCAACAAGGCTCGCGCCGTGGCCAGTTGGGCCTACGCCGCGCACTCCGTCGACAGCGTCCGGCTCGTCGGTGCGCTGGACCGCGGGGCCATCGGCGCGCTGGAGAGCGGTGTCCGGACCGAGCCGCTGCGCGTCTATCTGCAGATCAGCCTCGACGGGGATACCGAACGTGGTGGGGTCGATGTCGGCCAGCCCGCTCTTGTCGACGAACTCTGCGCGGCGGCCCAGGCCGCGAAGGGTCTGGAGTTCGTCGGGTTGATGGGGATACCGCCGCTGGAAGTCGACCCTGACGAGGCCTTCGCACGGCTGGCAGGGGAGTTGGAGCGGGTGCAGCGGAACTATCCGCAGCGCCTGGGATTGTCTGCGGGGATGTCGAACGACCTGGAGGTTGCGGTGCGACACGGTTCGACGTGTGTGCGTGTCGGTACCGCGCTTATGGGACGGCGGCCGCTAACGTCACCACCAGTTGTCACACCAGTCACATCTTCATCACAGACATCACAACTCCCACGGTCAGCAGAAGGGTCGCCGAGATGA
- a CDS encoding cell division protein SepF, whose protein sequence is MSTLHKVKAYFGMAPMDDYDDEYYEDDDRGAARSYARRPREERFEDEGYGYEGREFDEGPAYRGGYPGGGYAEEPRFESRMRTPREFERPAQRLGTLAGSTRGALAMDPRRMAELFEAGSPLSKITTLRPKDYSEARTIGERFRDGTPVIMDLVSMDNADAKRLVDFAAGLAFALRGSFDKVATKVFLLSPADVDVSAEQRRRIAEAGFYAYQ, encoded by the coding sequence ATGAGCACACTGCACAAGGTCAAGGCCTACTTCGGCATGGCGCCGATGGATGATTACGACGACGAGTACTACGAGGACGACGACCGTGGCGCCGCCCGTAGCTACGCCCGGCGCCCGCGTGAAGAGCGCTTCGAGGACGAGGGCTACGGCTACGAGGGCCGTGAGTTCGACGAGGGCCCCGCCTACCGCGGCGGCTACCCGGGCGGTGGCTACGCCGAGGAACCCCGGTTCGAATCGCGCATGCGCACCCCGCGTGAATTCGAGCGTCCGGCACAGCGTTTGGGCACTCTGGCCGGCTCCACCCGCGGCGCACTGGCCATGGACCCGCGGCGCATGGCCGAGCTGTTCGAAGCGGGCAGCCCGCTGTCGAAGATCACCACGCTGCGGCCCAAGGACTACAGCGAGGCCCGCACCATCGGCGAGCGGTTCCGCGACGGCACGCCGGTGATCATGGATCTGGTGTCGATGGACAACGCCGACGCCAAGCGACTCGTCGACTTCGCCGCCGGGCTGGCCTTCGCGCTGCGCGGGTCGTTCGACAAGGTGGCGACCAAGGTCTTCCTGTTGTCGCCCGCCGACGTCGACGTCAGTGCCGAGCAGCGCCGCCGGATCGCCGAGGCCGGCTTCTACGCCTACCAGTAG
- a CDS encoding YggT family protein: MSLLFEILFFALFIFWLLLIARVVVEFIRSFSRDWHPKGLTVVILEVILTLTDPPVKLLRRIIPQLTIGAVRLDLSIMVLLLVVFIGMQLALGAAG, encoded by the coding sequence TTGTCGCTGCTCTTCGAGATCCTGTTCTTCGCGCTGTTCATCTTCTGGCTGTTGCTCATCGCGCGGGTCGTTGTCGAGTTCATCCGGTCGTTCAGTCGTGACTGGCACCCCAAGGGTCTGACGGTGGTGATCCTGGAGGTCATCCTGACGCTCACGGATCCGCCGGTGAAGTTGTTGCGCCGCATCATCCCGCAGCTGACCATCGGCGCGGTCCGGCTGGATCTGTCGATCATGGTGCTGCTCCTCGTGGTGTTCATCGGCATGCAACTGGCGCTCGGGGCGGCGGGCTGA
- the wag31 gene encoding DivIVA-like cell division protein Wag31: MPLTPADVHNVAFSKPPIGKRGYNEDEVDAFLDLVENELTRLIEENADLRQRVSELDSELASARSGGGAAQPTKSIPLYEPEPEPEPAPAPKPVYEAPAAPAAPAATNEDTAARAARVLSLAQDTADRLTGSAKAESEKMLADARAQADAMVSDARKTAETTVTEARQRADAMLADAQTRSETQLRQAQEKADALQADAERKHSEIMGTINQQRTVLEGRLEQLRTFEREYRTRLKTYLESQLEELGQRGLAAPVDSSANSDASGFGQFNRGNN; this comes from the coding sequence ATGCCGCTCACACCGGCGGACGTCCACAACGTCGCGTTCAGCAAGCCGCCCATCGGCAAGCGCGGGTACAACGAGGATGAGGTCGACGCCTTTCTCGATCTGGTTGAGAATGAGCTGACTCGACTCATCGAAGAGAATGCCGATCTCCGGCAGCGCGTCTCCGAGCTCGACTCCGAGCTGGCATCCGCGCGCTCCGGTGGTGGCGCTGCTCAGCCGACCAAGTCGATCCCGCTCTACGAGCCTGAGCCCGAGCCGGAGCCGGCCCCCGCGCCGAAGCCGGTCTACGAGGCACCGGCTGCGCCGGCAGCCCCGGCGGCGACCAACGAGGACACCGCGGCCCGCGCCGCGCGCGTGCTCAGCCTGGCGCAGGACACGGCCGACCGGCTCACCGGTTCGGCCAAGGCCGAGTCGGAGAAGATGCTCGCCGATGCGCGGGCACAGGCCGACGCCATGGTCAGCGACGCCCGCAAGACGGCAGAGACGACGGTCACCGAGGCCCGGCAGCGCGCCGACGCGATGCTGGCCGACGCGCAGACCCGCTCGGAGACCCAGCTGCGTCAGGCCCAGGAGAAGGCCGACGCACTGCAGGCCGACGCCGAGCGCAAGCACTCCGAGATCATGGGAACCATCAACCAGCAGCGCACGGTGCTGGAAGGTCGGCTGGAACAGCTGCGGACGTTCGAACGTGAATACCGCACGCGTCTGAAGACCTATCTGGAATCTCAGCTCGAAGAGCTCGGTCAGCGCGGTTTGGCTGCGCCGGTCGATTCCAGCGCCAACAGCGACGCCAGCGGTTTCGGCCAGTTCAACCGGGGCAACAACTGA
- a CDS encoding phosphoribosyltransferase: MCAWGSVTRHDAGRVFQDRREAGQVLAQELMPYRGQSDVVVLGLARGGVPIGWEVAAGLQAPLDVFLVRKLGVPQWPELAMGALASGGGIVINEQLVQRLGISHEDLDAAIERETAELTRREQAYRGGRPPPELAGRTVILVDDGIATGASMLAAVRAVRAARRLVVAVPVGPTSACQELAREADEVVCVSTPTEFSAVGQAFADFHQVTDDEVRTLLATPTVSASD; this comes from the coding sequence ATGTGTGCATGGGGCAGCGTTACCCGGCACGATGCCGGGCGGGTATTCCAGGACCGCCGCGAGGCGGGCCAGGTCCTGGCCCAGGAGCTGATGCCCTACCGCGGCCAGTCTGACGTGGTGGTGTTGGGTCTGGCCCGCGGCGGCGTTCCGATCGGCTGGGAAGTGGCGGCCGGTCTCCAGGCTCCGCTGGATGTGTTCCTGGTGCGCAAGCTGGGTGTGCCGCAGTGGCCCGAGTTGGCGATGGGCGCGCTGGCCAGCGGTGGCGGAATCGTCATCAATGAGCAGCTGGTGCAGCGGCTCGGGATCAGTCACGAAGACCTCGACGCCGCGATCGAGCGGGAGACGGCCGAGTTGACCCGGCGTGAGCAGGCCTATCGAGGTGGCCGCCCGCCCCCCGAGCTGGCCGGTCGAACCGTGATCCTGGTCGACGACGGCATCGCGACCGGTGCGAGCATGCTCGCCGCGGTACGGGCGGTGCGCGCCGCGCGCAGGCTGGTGGTCGCGGTACCGGTGGGGCCGACGTCGGCCTGTCAGGAGCTCGCCCGGGAAGCCGACGAGGTGGTGTGCGTGAGCACACCTACCGAGTTCTCGGCCGTCGGCCAGGCGTTCGCCGACTTTCACCAGGTCACCGACGACGAAGTGCGGACCCTGCTGGCAACACCGACCGTGAGCGCGTCGGACTAG
- a CDS encoding type 1 glutamine amidotransferase — MTSRVLFIRNDPTAPEAMLGDAFSECGFEIDTFDVVPADRLDSPVADVEFPDLTRYDVVVLLGARWSVYDETLRASWMGTLMTQLKEASDAGVGLFGVCFGGQLLAETFGGSVSRSDSPEIGWYEVTTDDPELIPPGPWFEWHIDRWTVPPGATEIARNGNASQGFVLGRSLALQFHPELDATVLEYWLADDRDGYAGKVGRTHDELRIATKELSDGAAQRVRALVRSYLSRVVGDTAAP, encoded by the coding sequence GTGACATCGAGAGTACTGTTCATCCGCAACGACCCGACGGCGCCCGAGGCGATGCTGGGCGATGCCTTCAGCGAATGTGGTTTCGAGATCGACACATTCGACGTGGTGCCTGCCGACCGTCTCGATTCGCCGGTAGCCGACGTGGAGTTTCCCGACCTGACCCGCTATGACGTGGTGGTCCTGTTGGGTGCGCGTTGGTCGGTGTACGACGAAACCCTGCGCGCCAGCTGGATGGGAACGTTGATGACCCAGCTGAAGGAGGCCTCCGACGCAGGCGTGGGCCTCTTCGGCGTGTGCTTCGGTGGTCAGTTGCTGGCGGAGACCTTCGGTGGGTCGGTCAGCAGGTCCGACTCACCGGAGATCGGCTGGTACGAGGTCACTACCGACGATCCCGAGCTGATCCCACCCGGTCCATGGTTCGAATGGCATATCGACCGCTGGACGGTGCCGCCGGGCGCCACCGAGATCGCCCGCAACGGCAACGCATCCCAGGGGTTCGTGCTGGGCCGGTCACTGGCCCTGCAGTTCCACCCCGAGCTCGATGCGACCGTGTTGGAGTACTGGCTGGCCGACGACCGCGACGGCTACGCCGGCAAGGTCGGCCGGACCCACGACGAATTGCGCATCGCGACAAAGGAACTGAGCGACGGCGCGGCGCAGCGCGTCCGCGCGTTGGTGCGCAGTTACCTGTCACGGGTGGTCGGCGACACGGCAGCGCCGTAG
- a CDS encoding DUF2784 domain-containing protein codes for MTVYSALVALTVAVHFGFIAYLLLGGFIACRWPRTIALHVAAVLWGLGSVALDLPCPLTALERWARARAGMPPLPSAGFIAHYITGVLYPASWIVGVQAAVFALVVASWTLVLIRRRRSSPAGPSGR; via the coding sequence ATGACGGTGTACTCGGCGCTGGTCGCCCTCACCGTCGCGGTTCATTTCGGCTTCATCGCCTACCTTTTGCTGGGCGGGTTCATCGCCTGTCGGTGGCCGCGCACGATCGCGCTGCACGTGGCGGCCGTGCTGTGGGGTCTGGGCAGCGTCGCACTCGATCTGCCCTGCCCGCTCACCGCGCTGGAGCGGTGGGCGCGGGCCCGCGCGGGGATGCCGCCCCTGCCATCCGCGGGGTTCATCGCGCACTACATCACCGGCGTGCTCTATCCCGCGAGCTGGATAGTAGGGGTCCAGGCGGCGGTGTTCGCACTGGTCGTCGCGTCGTGGACGCTGGTGCTGATCAGGCGGCGTCGAAGCTCACCGGCAGGACCATCGGGCCGCTGA